From Carassius auratus strain Wakin chromosome 1, ASM336829v1, whole genome shotgun sequence, the proteins below share one genomic window:
- the LOC113105321 gene encoding zinc finger CCCH domain-containing protein 13-like isoform X3, protein MSKIRRKVTVENSKTISDSSSSTTTPSRRPSVFERLGPSTASNAAETHCRNWLKTGNCSYGNTCRYTHGTPSRGKGFSGTFNRSAERPTGDLRERMKNKRQDVDGDTQKRDTDEPTSPTTRQRDSSRGRRREKEDIKITKERTPASEEETADWEASREDSDNGDYDYELSLEMKRQKIQRELMKLEQENMDKREDIVIKKEDPVPKTRTSNTSKDRASPERSSSKGSPSSHKSSSPKHRAGKSGTSSKKEKKSSTSSVISSLVSDQTRAEETDSRSSKSGHGKRKGPRTPSPPPPVPVENPVTGKKHKNKHKNKEKCEDKLKEGKERGRDTEKHKEKKEKRRDRSDSSHKAKRSITSEERSGSLSPPSREVSPRGRRRSSSPKSTSQKQSSQQRSRTPPRHRRSPSPPSRQHLSPSSRSGSLAQRHSPSPRHRRCSISPLYRDLPPPSSSSPPPTQSSRRSRSRSPLTPQRDSSPTPAPRRSSPSARHRSQGRERERGRSERDRSPALQERRHERRDESRGKREKDSSRDERDYEIEQSSSRDERDARDGRDRRGERDRRDVREERQHRGEAKDTRDTRAGETRDRSGRESLERRERDRDREKERERERERNETHRKEEMTAPEERNYGRGHGREELRNDSRVDNRNESRPERTGRGRGRGDATEKGSVRGGRASQADTSSASGHDSWESRSSGLRERSSERNTDRDRYDNDRPRGEQPRDERRGGHVERDRRDIREREQRASSPVRQQNRGEDLDREERKDDRRTDRGDERRDDRTRDRDKDRDREREREREREKEREREKEREREAEKERERAREREREREREREREREREEREREREREREEREREREEREKERERERKEREREREQRERERQREWDEREKGREERRDRRDESRDDRPTRDAHEERKNTRKRHRAENTPSPRPSPKRCRDVSPVDSDGYNSTEEKGEKHRLLSQVVRPQETARSPAHSFTDDKHNRWKDDDRRGDKKESRVRHEEVDSRGERGAGRGAERRGEHAPDISATGISDSKRGKEQRDLPTVALTPPPPPPPSMEDRDSLSAIHEEGKKKTKSQKKNLKKNRKEEESGGGDRSNPEPPTSSSVAEAPQALLSPRKTAKKKALERKRKRSRGPESDVSEDDLVAQHPLSKRRRGPRTPPPINKDDLPSQRALMAGQSSLPAKIDANFSDWSDEDVPERGETTSASLPSDRPPERLLPSERPLRRGARGGGRDRTDPPIAPLLPDPPMLIQSLPLQPLLPQHMLRKPQQADMQQQRSSSMGSNQSRASSRRLRSPSNESAHLDEGPPGLRARRGLMQGGNSRERERERERDRERERERERERDRAAASEQMGGERKSRIDQLRRGEPSRSTSSDRQDSRSHSSRRSSPESERQARSRAGSYDSRERERDRDRDPLDRERERKDQRQMQNQQTQQRDWEPEPREWGGRGREPLLRGNREPIRERDLREMRERERLLPEGLLAHERMDRERGERDRERERERMLPFDRELKTRSETKMERGEYEPLLPREALMGVEKPADNSHLQGEASEPKMDSLDEEDGKGDDAQSAVSDGEEYEPISDDELDEILADSQKRDEQQDDEKISGPLDVIDVDWSSLMPKQKQEPRTPGAALLRFTPGAVLLRAGVSRRLAGPQLLARVKEVCSRELEDPKDADKLLEHDLGALNMAAYNRRMERANLLRSQGPCCKALCARRDIAIRRQLLKNDKGTTKQIYTSAPVVDNELVQQSLRLFKKKMASSLSSGQEKTDSAQQLGTLAELSVS, encoded by the exons CAGCGAGATTCATCCCGAGGCAGACGCAGAGAGAAAGaggatattaaaatcacaaagGAACGCACTCCAGCTAGTGAGGAAGAGACCGCAGATTGGGAAGCCAGTCGTGAAG ATTCTGATAACGGTGACTACGATTACGAGTTATCTCTTGAGATgaagagacagaagattcagcgAGAGCTGATGAAGCTGGAACAGGAGAACATGGACAAACGAGAAGACATTGTCATCAAGAAAGAG GACCCAGTCCCTAAGACCAGGACGAGTAATACTTCAAAGGACAGG GCTTCCCCTGAGCGCAGCAGTTCTAAGGGGTCACCTTCGTCCCATAAATCCAGCTCACCCAAACATAGAGCAGGGAAGAGTGGGACCTCCAGCAAGAAAGAGAAGAAGTCCTCCACTTCCTCAGTCATCTCCTCTTTAGTGTCTGACCAGACCAGGGCAGAGGAGACAGACAGCAG GTCGTCAAAGAGTGGCCATGGCAAAAGAAAAGGGCCACGGACACCCAGTCCTCCACCACCTGTCCCTGTGGAAAACCCAGTGACTGGGAAGaagcacaaaaataaacacaagaacAAGGAGAAATGTGAAGACAAGCTTAAAGAAGGCAAAGAACGAGGACGTGATACggagaaacacaaagagaaaaaggaaaaacGCAG GGATCGGTCCGATAGTTCTCATAAAGCCAAACGCTCAATAACATCAGAGGAACGTTCTGGAAGTCTTTCCCCACCCTCCAGGGAAGTATCGCCCCGAGGCAGGAGGAGGTCCTCCTCCCCTAAATCCACTTCCCAAAAACAGTCCTCGCAGCAGAG GTCTAGGACTCCACCCCGTCACCGCCGCAGCCCCTCCCCTCCGTCCCGACAGCACCTCTCCCCATCTTCACGCTCTGGCTCCTTAGCCCAGAGACACTCCCCATCTCCTCGCCACAGACGGTGTTCTATCTCTCCTCTTTACCGAGACCTTCCTCCTCCATCCTCGTCCTCACCACCTCCCACTCAGTCCTCACGCCGCTCCCGCTCCCGATCTCCGCTCACCCCGCAGAGAGACTCTTCACCGACCCCCGCCCCTCGCAGGTCCAGCCCCAGTGCCCGTCACCGCTCCCAgggcagagagagggagagggggagaTCAGAGCGAGACCGGAGTCCCGCACTGCAAGAGAGACGGCATGAGCGCAGAGATG AGAGCCGCGGAAAGCGTGAGAAAGACAGCAGCCGTGACGAGCGAGACTATGAGATCGAGCAGAGCTCTTCTCGAGATGAGCGTGATGCCAGGGATGGCCGAGACCGGCGTGGTGAACGGGACCGAAGAGATGTCCGGGAAGAGCGCCAGCACCGCGGGGAGGCCAAAGACACTCGGGATACCCGTGCAGGAGAAACGCGAGACCGCTCCGGACGAGAATCCCTGGAACGTAGAGAGAGAGATCGGGACcgagaaaaagagagggaaagggagagagaacgAAATGAAACCCATAGAAAAGAGGAAATGACAGCCCCGGAGGAAAGGAATTATGGAAGGGGACATGGAAGGGAGGAATTGAGAAATGACAGTAGAGTGGACAACAGGAATGAATCTCGGCCTGAAAGAACAGGCAGAGGAAGGGGCCGAGGGGATGCCACAGAGAAAG GGTCTGTTCGTGGTGGTAGAGCGTCACAGGCTGACACTAGCAGTGCTAGTGGGCATGACAGCTGGGAGTCCCGCAGCAGTGGCCTGAGAGAGAGGAGCTCGGAGAGAAACACTGATCGTGATCGCTACGATAATGACAGACCGAGAGGAGAACAGCCCAGAGATGAACGGCGCGGAGGACATGTAGAGAGAGACCGCCGTGACATCAGAGAAAGAG AACAAAGAGCGTCCTCTCCCGTCCGCCAGCAAAACCGTGGTGAGGACCTCGATCGTGAAGAGAGAAAAGATGATCGAAGGACCGATCGAGGGGATGAAAGACGAGATGACCGCACGCGCGATAGAGACAAGGACAgggatagagaaagagagagggaacgggaaagagagaaggagagagagagggagaaagaacgGGAAAGAGAGGCTGAAAAAGAACGTGAAAGAGCTAGGGAGAGGGAGCGGGAGAGAGAGCGGGAAAGAGAGCGAGAGCGGGAgagggaggagagagaaagagagcgggaAAGAGAACGAGAGGAGCGGGAAAGGGAGCGAGAAGAGCGGGAGAAAGAAAGGGAACGAGAGAGGAAGGAGAGGGAACGGGAAAGGGAGCAAAGAGAGCGGGAACGGCAGAGGGAGTGGGATGAGAGGGAAAAAGGGAGGGAAGAGAGGCGGGACCGAAGAGATGAGTCGCGAGATGACCGCCCCACGCGAGATGCTCACGAAGAGAGAAAGAACAC TCGTAAGAGACATCGTGCTGAGAACACTCCCAGTCCACGGCCATCTCCTAAAAGATGTCGAGATGTGAGCCCTGTAGACAGTGACGGTTACAACAGCACTGAGGAGAAAG GTGAGAAGCACCGACTGCTGAGTCAAGTGGTCCGTCCTCAGGAAACTGCCCGCTCTCCTGCCCACTCCTTTACTGATGATAAACACAACCGCTGGAAGGATGATGACCGCCGGGGGGATAAAAAAGAAAGCCGTGTCCGTCACGAGGAGGTTGATTCCCGCGGTGAGAGAGGAGCAGGAAGAGGAGCAGAGCGACGTGGAGAACATGCTCCAGACATTTCTGCTACAGGCATTTCTGATTCTAAAAGGGGAAAAGAGCAGAGGGACCTCCCTACTGTCGCCCtcactccacctcctcctcctcctccttccatGGAGGACAGAGACTCTTTATCAGCCATTCATGAAGAGGGGAAGAAAAAGACTAAATCTCAGAAGAAAAATCTGAAGAAGAACCGTAAAGAGGAGGAATCTGGCGGAGGGGACCGTAGCAACCCTGAGCCCCCGACCTCCTCCTCTGTAGCTGAAGCCCCCCAGGCTCTGCTGTCACCTCGCAAGACAGCCAAGAAGAAAGCCTTAGAAAGGAAGCGCAAGCGCTCGCGAGGTCCTGAGTCAGATGTATCTGAGGATGACCTGGTCGCCCAGCATCCCCTCAGCAAGAGGCGACGAGGCCCACGTACACCTCCGCCAATCAACAAGGATGACCTTCCTTCCCAGAGGGCTTTAATGGCTGGACAGAGTTCTCTTCCTGCTAAAATAGATGCCAACTTCAGTGACTGGTCTGATGAGGATGTACCAGAGCGAGGCGAAACTACTTCTGCCTCCCTGCCATCCGACAGGCCTCCGGAGCGGCTGCTTCCCTCTGAACGTCCCCTTAGAAGGGGTGCACGTGGTGGTGGCCGGGACCGTacggacccccccattgccccgcTGCTTCCTGACCCTCCAATGCTGATACAGTCTCTTCCTTTACAACCGTTACTGCCGCAACACATGCTGCGTAAACCACAGCAAGCAGACATGCAGCAGCAGCGCAGCAGTAGCATGGGAAGCAACCAAAGCCGTGCGTCTTCGAGAAGGCTACGCTCGCCCTCCAATGAGTCGGCCCACCTTGATGAAGGCCCACCGGGACTCAGGGCCCGTAGAGGACTCATGCAAGGTGGCAATTCtcgggagagagagcgagagagggaacGGGACCGAGAGAGGGAacgagagcgggagagagagagggacagggCCGCGGCCAGCGAACAGATGGGAGGAGAGAGGAAGTCGAGGATTGATCAGCTCCGGAGAGGAGAACCCAGTCGAAGTACGTCCTCAG ACCGGCAGGACTCCCGGAGTCACAGTTCTCGTCGTAGTTCTCCAGAGTCTGAGCGTCAGGCTCGCTCCAGAGCCGGCTCCTACGACAGCCGCGAGCGGGAGCGGGATCGAGATCGTGATCCGTTGGATCGAGAGCGTGAGAGAAAAGATCAACGTCAGATGCAAAATCAACAAACCCAACAGCGAGACTGGGAACCAGAACCTCGTGAGTGGGGTGGGCGGGGCAGAGAGCCCCTCCTCCGTGGCAACCGCGAGCCAATTAGAGAGAGAGACTTGCGGGAGATGCGTGAAAGGGAACGACTCTTACCTGAAGGGTTGCTGGCACATGAGCGAATGGATCGTGAGCGTGGTGAAAGGGACCGTGAGCGTGAACGGGAAAGGATGCTTCCGTTTGACAGGGAACTAAAGACCAGATCTGAAACTAAGATGGAGAGAGGAGAGTATGAGCCTCTGTTACCCAGAGAAGCCCTCATGGGTGTAGAAAAGCCGGCCGACAACTCCCACCTGCAAGGGGAAGCATCTGAACCGAAAATGGATAGTCTTGATG AGGAGGATGGAAAGGGTGATGATGCGCAGTCTGCGGTCTCAGATGGTGAGGAGTATGAGCCCATCAGTGATGATGAACTGGACGAGATTCTGGCTGATAGCCAAAAGAGGGACGAACAGCAAGATGATGAAAAGATTTCTG GGCCTCTAGATGTGATTGATGTAGATTGGTCCAGTTTGATGCCCAAGCAAAAACAGGAGCCCAGAACTCCTGGGGCAGCTCTTCTCCGATTCACCCCAGGGGCTGTTTTGCTCCGAGCGGGAGTTTCCAGACGCTTAGCTGGGCCTCAGCTCCTTGCCAGAGTTAAAGAAGTGTGTTCCAGAGAGTTGGAAGACCCTAAAG ATGCTGATAAACTCTTAGAGCATGATCTGGGTGCTCTGAACATGGCTGCATACAACAGAAGAATGGAGAGGGCCAACCTACTGCGGAGCCAGGGCCCTTGCTGCAAGGCACTGTGTGCTCGCAGAGACATTGCCATACGTAGACAGCTCCTGAAAAATGACAAG GGCACAACCAAGCAGATCTACACCAGTGCTCCAGTGGTGGACAATGAACTTGTGCAACAGAGTTTACgtctctttaaaaagaaaatggctTCCAGCCTGTCCAGTGGACAGGAGAAGACTGATTCAGCCCAACAGCTTGGCACACTGGCAGAGCTGAGTGTCTCCTGA